The DNA segment TATCTGTTTATTCTTTCTCCACTAGGCAACCTGCATATATGCCTATTGACTTAAACTTAGATTTATAACACATAGATGGTATACATTTGATTATTTAGTGGTTTGAATattcaactaattaatttaaaactaaattattaaaaaaatacccttaacttaacctttctttttcaaaattatctCTATTCTTTTAGATTttgcaaaatatttttcatcGACATTTCTAATctatcattaaaataaaaattctttAGAATTCTTTGACAAAAAATTGATGTGGGtggtgaatttgaaatgatgtaAGTGTGACTAGATAAGATACTTACTTAAAATAATCAATTGTTTGGATTAAGCTtaaaagcattttttttatGGACAATTTGTGAGTGGGAGAATTAAACCTTTGACTttgagattgatagtataatCACTATATCAATTGAGCTATGCTCGTTTCGGTGTCTCAGATACTTTTTGTCAAACATTCTAACAAGTTTTATATACTACAGAgaaatttttgaaatatttgtcaacaaccaaaaataatattcaaacttttgaaaagGTAAAAATGTCTTTTTGAAATAATGGAAAATTTAGCATATTTTCTCTTAATTACCTACAATATTTTAGGTTCTTCTTGAAtgaaagagttgaattcttatccaaattctaaaaataatttattttaattttcaaaacccgACTTAATGTTTGAAAAAAAGGATATAAGGTAGAGAACAGGGTAAAAAATTGAGATGAAGAACGGTATTCATTGGCTtaatgtttgaaaaaaaaaaaaaaaaaaaactaaaaatcaaggctttgtttggtaacaatttcattttttatttttgaaaataaagcctataaacacttttaaaaccttgtttttgttcttagaatttagctaataattcaaccattatagttaataaatatgtaaactatgataaaaaaatggagaaaaaatagacttaattttaaaaataaaaaataaaaaacgaaatagttatcaaaagaGATCGAATGATTATCAAATCAAACCTTAAATTTTTACTGTTTTCTCTTGAAACTTAAGATTTAAGATAGTACTTTAGAAAAATTTATggagtctttttaaatataaaaaaaatgtttaaaaatatttaaactttatattaaaaagttcTAAAGTACATACCACTTTTAGAACTTTAcactataaaatgtaaatatttttttaaaaaaattctatttatgaaaatttcccAAAACCCTTATTTAAGTGAGTCTTTATTTTAATCGAATGGGACCAATAGATTTACACATCCCAAATTTAATCGACGTGTCCTCTATGTGTTATGTGGATTTTTATGTAAATAGGGACAAAAATATAGTTTTCTTATGTGgctttgttattttcaaaacatGTTTTGGAATTTCCATGAAAAAAGTCTCCTATTGAGTTCACATTTTGAGGAATTTGAAtgcaaaaatataattttgaaccATCTAAtagtattttcaaatttttattgaaaattaatttcatcaattttttatgttaatttataaatttagtaatttaactgatgtttttagttaaatttgttCCTATAATTTTAAAAGGTAAAATTCAATcgtgaatttaaatttattattattttaaaatagttagAATTCAGtctataattttaaaactttaatcattaatttgaatttaaatattttttccattaaaaaaattgttcttCCCCTTTAAACGTTTTCATTTTAatagtgttattttataaataaaagcagagagattttcaaaaattaaaaaataagataaacTATTTActaagtaaaattttaatctacGAGGCGTATAGAAGTTTACCAGTGTTTTAGaaaatgatagaagtctacGTTGATAGAAGTATATGAATATCCATCGTAGATAAAAAACATTATAAGTTTATTAgtggttttttttgttatttcggtaaatagtttgacattttttatggTAAAAATTTCCATAAAAAATAATAGTGTTTTTGAATGGATCAAATCTAATAATGAACATAAATAAATTGGAAAggtaaaacaaaaataaagaattgtttttttatttaattatcatatagttataacaaatatttttttaaaaaaaaaatagatttgttATAACttcctttgaaaaaaaaaagatcgttataactttataataataatcaaaataaaaaaataaaaaataaaaaaagaacgaGATTTCAGCGGATTTGTAACTAGATTCAACTGATTTAATGAGAATTAGTTGCATCAAATTTTTATGATAAAccatgttattttaattttttaaaaattaatttttaaattcaaacaaATAACAGATATTATTTTAAGTTTGAAAAATGATCTAACCGACCTATTATTATGTATTTACACCTGTCTAAGTCCAATTAATTACGATTTACGGCGGccaactttaaattttaaatataaaattgattaattttcttttaaagcgCCCAAATTTGTTCAGCGGTCAAAACGCTGCGTCTTACTACGACTCGCCAACGCCAACGttgaaatttatatttgttGCGTTTTGCGTGTAGAGACGAACTTTCCACGTCATCACGCTGTTTGaaccttaaaaaatatattaaattataaatttaatttctgaactttaaaattatatttaaaaataaagaaaaattattttaaatgacgaaattgttaaaaatatttataaataataataaaatataatcataCATTTATGGTAGAcggcgatagactactatttgaGTCTAACACGAATAGATATAGTAGTAGTCTATCAAAATTTATCACATATAGAcgataaaattttgttatatttataaatatttgagtttacttttcttatatttaacaaccctttaataaatctaaaaaactCATTTATATCTCACGTGCACATGCAGCCATACACACACAATTAATATGTAGAGTAGAGGGATCAAATCTCTAATATCAAGGTTGAAAATGGAAGTCTTATACCTGTTGAACGATGCTATTTTTGGTTTTCTCGAGCATATAGTGAGTTACGGGCTAAGTTCAAAAGTTTATagcatatttaatatttttcgatttttaaaaattaaacataaaattgaattttgttctaAGAGGTGTCTAAACTTCTAGTTTTGTATAGAATAGATCTATGAGTTTTAATAAATCTGAAATAAGTTTTCGACTAGACACAAAATTTATGATTGAAGGATTCATTAGAAACTATTCTAAAATTCATGACCCTGTTTGAcacaaaacaaaatattcaaAGACTAATCTATAAATTAGTATACACGTTTGAAATTATAAGTACAAATTGAAATCATTCTATTAGTCTATCAAGTTCTATGTAAAATTGTCTTGAATTATTGAAATGTTAACCATTGCATTTAATAagttattgttattaattttttttcttttaatattttttttacaatatgaaTGGGAAATCAAACATTCAGTATTAAAGTTGATAAAGTTGATAGTATAaattttttaactattttactATATTCACGTACATTAAAATTTACGAATTTGTTAGAtatcaaatttattatttttttcagcAAAGGTAGAATCAATGACCATTTAATTTAATCCCATAGGTCGTAAACATAACACACAAAATATTTATTGAACGCgaatttgaaagtttataaaTGTTCTGACCTTTTTTTTTAGCTCTACCAactaattatacatatatatatatatatatatatatatatatatatatatatttctttaattttttaaaaaatacaaaattaaaaatttagccTCTCTTCACATAACCAATAACCATTCCCTTAACAAAATATgtaaattctttaaaaaaaatgaaaattatctttttttttaaaaaaaaaaaacccctaaAAAAGTAGATTAAAACTAGAATTTATAGTTTATAAgattaattctaaaaatataaaatctaaaaattaagaccttttggtaaccattttgtttttgtctttgaaaattaagtctttggacattactttcacctccaattttcttcctttcttattacttttcaccaattatttaaaaaaccaagccaaaatttgagaactaaaaatagcttttaaaaaaatggttaagaATTAACCATTATACTTACAGAAATATGCAATTCATGGTaaaaaatgtgaatgaaatagacttaattttaaaaaacaaaaataaaaaactaaatggttaccaaattaTGGCTTAAATGGTCATCAAagtaaaatttacaattttaaatctaaaaatgtaatttacacaatcaaatataaaaaaactatttatagaaataaaaaaatactgatagacactTATAAATTTCTATCAATATTACTATCAtaacaataattaaattttgttatttggtaaatattttagtctattttttaatttttaaaaatcccattaaatatttaattatgacggaaaaaaagaaagaaaagttgcgtggCATTTCCGTTATTTTCGATGAGATCAAAGGGTAGCTACAACTAACTCAAAGAGAACACAGAGACATGCTAACTTTTCGAGCTTCCCCTTGAAGCAAAGCcttcattttctctcaaattttccctctctctctctctttctaatTCTCCTCCGATTCGGATTAGGGCAAAAGATTCATCGTCTTCCATGGGGCAACAATCTTTGATCTACAGCTTCGTTGCTCGTGGAACTGTTATTCTCGCAGAATATACAGAATTCACCGGCAATTTCACCAGTATAGCCTCCCAGTGCCTCCAGAAGCTTCCCGCCACCAACAACAAGTTCACTTACAATTGCGATGGCCACACCTTCAACTATCTCGTCGACAATGGATTCAGTAACTTTCTCCgtctcttcttccttttttttcatcGATTCCATCCTTTTTCCTATGGTTTTCATGGCTTTCGTCTTTTGATCGTTTGTTTCATATCGATACAACTGTTATGCATGTATATTATGCGATTCTTTCCGATTCTCTTGTTTAGTTTAAATCGTGTTTCCGTATTGATATTTGCGTTAGATTCGATTCTTAACGCGTTGTTATATCGGAGTGGAAGTAATAAGAAACTAGTATCGTAAGCATCGTTTTGTGTTACGCTGATGAGATCATTAATGGAGGATTCGGTTCTGTAGATATCATTCTATTTTGAAAGATATTACGTATTGAAAAGAACGATCGTGAAAATTCCTTGGTGGATTCTTGAACGAGTCCTTCAATTATGCCACAACTCGATATTTATTCCACCTCGTTATCGTTTTAGAAACCGTTTCCTTGGAGATCTGTTTCGCTTTTGTCTTTTTCTGAAGTTATTTCTTAAGTTCGTCAATGCGAGAGAACTGTTGCAGATGTGGTATCCGAAAACTGTCAGTCTTCGTATCAATATTTCTGGAGCCTTTAAACTGCAATCTCCTCTGTTTATGAGGACAACAAGTTCTTTTATACTAATTTCAGTTTCGGTGTTCATTTCTCTATTAACAGTTCTGTAAAATTAGGATTCTCCTGTTATGTTAATCACCCACTCTCTTCGTTTTGTAAGTTACTATTTGAGTTCTTTGATTGAAGATTCTGTTGTCCTGAGGATGTTTCTCATCTCAGTTCATGGACATGGTTCCTGAGCGTGTTTCATCATTGTCATTAATTACTATTTCAGTTTAAGGTCCAGTCAAGAAATTCACCTTCAATTCAAATTAATGGAGGAAATAATTAAGAACCAAGATTATTTATGTACTTCCATGAGAAAGACGATGCTTAAAAATCTACTGGACGTGGATCCTAAAAATTTCTGAGTTTGCTTGTGCTCCATACTGTCTCTATTGCTTACATAAGTAAATCTAATTGATACCATCTCTTCCACGTTGCAGCTTACTGTGTGGTTGCAGTTGAAGCTGCTGGCCGACAGATCCCTATTGCATTCCTTGAACGAGTTAATGAGGACTTTGTGAAGAGATATGGAGGTGGAAAGGCCATGACAGCAACTGCCAACAGCCTGAACAAAGAATTTGGGTACCTTGTTGGTTGCTTCATGGAAATTATTAAATGAATATCCCATTATATCTTATCTAACATTATATATACAGAATGAATGTGCCATTACCTGGATTTTGATTCCA comes from the Benincasa hispida cultivar B227 chromosome 5, ASM972705v1, whole genome shotgun sequence genome and includes:
- the LOC120077121 gene encoding vesicle-associated membrane protein 722-like, which codes for MGQQSLIYSFVARGTVILAEYTEFTGNFTSIASQCLQKLPATNNKFTYNCDGHTFNYLVDNGFTYCVVAVEAAGRQIPIAFLERVNEDFVKRYGGGKAMTATANSLNKEFGSKLKEHMKYCVEHPEEISKLAKVKAQVSEVKGVMMENIEKVLDRGEKIELLVDKTENLRSQAQDFRQQGTKMRRKMWYQNMKIKLIVLAIVLALILIIILSVCGGFKC